The following coding sequences lie in one Ictalurus furcatus strain D&B chromosome 7, Billie_1.0, whole genome shotgun sequence genomic window:
- the LOC128609515 gene encoding uncharacterized protein LOC128609515 gives MEEGAAEYEDRTPVESESPRLDLPQVGNKERDRELQEYMKDWTHTRWPEHGEIPPSTSTPRPGSLPRVHKQKDKRLGEIQEQEGHGTRGNQEGRRSERGHEGGNRARGAPHTTGGGKSEPRDNVGRVVRIEGDVVLSPYAIEEDKELEGRIRRLEDGISYGVGKMDELKNLAGQAFQMATAVKNKYAHKPRLGESKSQRSRRALNQSAGKHVKSLSKASKVLIYHKQKKKQVSSDMDLDEQVGTESEGTDTDNEGKVEQDVSEEEDLEPRGARSLWSRASLKPPVRFEPGITAYLAHARSQSEPSLTQVGGSPPGQMMPLMVKGKALHYAPWNFMDLTGLIQRLPNLCEGGQKWITQFEEKTSGQHLAIGDIKAILCQTVGKGRAEEIFDGAEHRDLIDDPKADAIPFGLYRQEIWDAVRSMFPAKMDPGKLENIKLKDEENVITFIQKFQDKWRDETGAKWDDSVASVGLFKLLLKKALPGEVQKKLEEVVGLNAMEWASFLAHVTHHVEQHRKLKKEAKDATETLMSQLCKAQLGELTRTKQEEKERRREHIKQAAVMVPHPQASAPAQVDPMLLASGYQAHPQQQVPHITTMLHPAQMDYIYHMRAPMHLGMTPAWGRGFGKPGDV, from the coding sequence ATGGAAGAAGGAGCTGCCGAATACGAGGATAGAACCCCGGTCGAGAGCGAAAGCCCACGGCTGGACCTCCCACAGGTAGGCAAcaaagagagggacagggaaCTACAGGAGTATATGAAAGACTGGACCCACACTCGGTGGCCGGAGCACGGGGAGATTCCCCCCAGCACTAGCACCCCGAGGCCAGGGTCACTGCCGAGGGTGCACAAGCAAAAAGACAAGAGACTGGGGGAAATACAGGAGCAGGAGGGGCATGGGACCAGGGGCAATCAAGAAGGTCGTAGGAGCGAGAGAGGGCACGAGGGTGGAAACAGAGCACGAGGGGCTCCACATACCACAGGAGGAGGAAAAAGTGAGCCGAGAGACAATGTGGGGCGGGTGGTCCGTATAGAGGGGGATGTGGTGCTCTCCCCATATGCTATCGAGGAGGATAAGGAATTGGAGGGTAGGATTCGACGGCTAGAGGACGGGATATCATACGGCGTGGGCAAAATGGATGAATTGAAAAATCTCGCAGGTCAAGCGTTCCAAATGGCGACtgctgtgaaaaataagtatgcGCACAAGCCCCGTTTGGGAGAGTCAAAATCACAGAGGTCGAGAAGAGCACTGAACCAGTCAGCAGGGAAACATGTGAAGAGCCTGAGTAAGGCCTCAAAAGTCCTAATATATcacaagcagaagaagaagcaagtgAGTTCAGACATGGATCTGGACGAACAAGTGGGGACTGAGAGCGAGGGGACTGACACAGACAACGAAGGAAAAGTTGAACAAGACGTCAGTGAGGAGGAAGACTTGGAGCCTAGAGGAGCTAGATCACTATGGAGCAGGGCAAGCCTGAAGCCCCCAGTGAGATTCGAACCTGGTATCACAGCGTACTTGGCGCATGCCCGCTCCCAGTCGGAGCCCAGCCTTACTCAGGTTGGGGGGTCACCCCCAGGTCAGATGATGCCCCTCATGGTTAAAGGAAAAGCCCTACATTATGCACCCTGGAATTTCATGGACCTAACGGGCCTGATCCAACGACTACCCAACTTGTGTGAAGGGGGGCAGAAATGGATTACACAGTTTGAGGAAAAAACATCAGGACAGCACCTGGCGATAGGCGATATCAAAGCCATTCTCTGCCAAACAGTGGGCAAGGGACGGGCTGAAGAAATTTTCGATGGGGCAGAACACAGGGATTTGATAGACGACCCCAAGGCTGACGCCATCCCGTTTGGCCTGTACCGACAAGAAATATGGGATGCTGTGAGGAGTATGTTTCCGGCTAAGATGGACCCTGGGAAGCTcgaaaatataaaactgaaagacGAAGAAAACGTGATAACCTTCATACAAAAGTTTCAAGATAAATGGAGGGATGAAACGGGTGCCAAATGGGACGATTCAGTGGCAAGTGTGGGACTGTTCAAACTGCTATTGAAGAAGGCTCTCCCTGGGGAGGTACAGAAGAAGTTAGAGGAAGTGGTGGGGCTCAACGCAATGGAATGGGCTTCATTTCTGGCACATGTGACCCATCACGTGGAGCAAcacagaaagctgaaaaaagaagctaaagaTGCCACTGAAACCCTAATGAGCCAACTCTGTAAGGCACAGCTCGGCGAACTGACCAGgactaaacaggaagagaaggaacggaggagggaGCACATTAAACAAGCGGCAGTAATGGTGCCCCATCCACAAGCGTCAGCCCCAGCACAGGTTGACCCTATGCTGTTGGCCAGTGGATACCAGGCCCACCCACAACAGCAAGTCCCACACATAACTACTATGCTGCACCCCGCCCAGATGGATTACATATATCATATGAGGGCCCCCATGCACCTGGGAATGACACCTGCCTGGGGGAGGGGATTCGGGAAACCCGGCGACGTTTGA